The following coding sequences are from one Shewanella putrefaciens window:
- a CDS encoding acyl-CoA reductase, which produces MQRYISINQALDAPEVEHLLRGQTGTRFNPVPLACFAPVIREFLADLSQRLQQQYRMVPELAAFGFWLRPRQVEQQVLRLSGRAPLGMVFHLVPSNVPTIAFYSWIMALLMGNSSIIRLSSRKHPTQEIMLELLSAMLLESRWSPIAERTRFIRYQHNDEITKWFSEECHLRVIWGGDKTIRAIRQLGLSATAQELVFPDRRSMAIIDSQWVSTLDTDTWASLVSEFKQDCTLFDQKACSSPTMLVWIGQPDIAVKQRLLEETFYTFGLNSSLVMERLVQSQMNAAIVQSQELTCYKGVSVFSHQKPTILDYTGPGLLTESVMPNWQAISNTYWDIQTCVYLGESLAQCRDELSCIVGRVDRVVKPGQALAFDWYWDGIDILHSCSRKKCNWGNHG; this is translated from the coding sequence ATGCAGCGATACATTTCAATAAACCAAGCTTTAGATGCTCCTGAAGTCGAACATTTACTTAGAGGACAAACCGGGACTCGATTTAATCCTGTCCCTTTAGCCTGTTTTGCGCCTGTTATTAGAGAGTTTTTAGCGGATTTATCACAACGTCTTCAACAGCAATATCGGATGGTACCAGAGCTAGCGGCTTTTGGTTTTTGGTTACGTCCACGGCAAGTTGAACAACAGGTCCTTCGCTTATCAGGTCGTGCGCCACTTGGAATGGTTTTTCATTTGGTACCATCTAACGTCCCGACAATAGCATTTTATTCTTGGATAATGGCCTTGTTAATGGGAAATTCGAGCATTATCCGATTATCTTCACGTAAACACCCCACTCAAGAGATAATGTTGGAACTACTCTCTGCAATGTTACTAGAGTCGCGTTGGAGCCCAATAGCAGAGCGAACCCGTTTTATCCGCTACCAGCATAATGATGAAATAACCAAATGGTTTAGCGAAGAATGTCATCTGAGAGTGATATGGGGAGGAGACAAAACAATCCGTGCGATTAGACAGCTTGGATTATCAGCTACTGCTCAAGAATTGGTATTTCCTGACCGTCGTTCGATGGCGATTATCGATAGTCAATGGGTATCAACATTGGATACTGATACATGGGCAAGTTTAGTGAGTGAATTTAAACAAGACTGTACGTTATTCGATCAAAAAGCTTGCTCGTCACCCACGATGCTAGTTTGGATTGGGCAGCCTGATATTGCAGTAAAACAAAGGCTATTAGAAGAGACATTTTATACTTTTGGGCTTAATTCTAGTTTGGTAATGGAACGTTTAGTTCAAAGCCAAATGAATGCTGCAATTGTTCAATCTCAAGAGTTAACGTGCTACAAAGGTGTAAGCGTATTTTCTCATCAAAAACCGACCATTTTAGATTATACAGGCCCAGGCTTATTAACTGAGAGTGTTATGCCAAATTGGCAGGCGATTAGCAATACTTATTGGGATATTCAGACTTGTGTCTATTTAGGTGAGTCACTTGCACAATGTCGCGATGAGTTAAGTTGTATTGTTGGGCGTGTTGATCGTGTTGTTAAACCTGGCCAAGCACTTGCATTTGATTGGTATTGGGATGGGATCGATATCTTACATTCTTGTAGCCGGAAAAAATGTAATTGGGGGAACCATGGTTAA
- a CDS encoding LuxE/PaaK family acyltransferase yields MNWLWDHSIFALPQVEKEALLLAELNKLTSHHEVNCPSFANILRAFHWGHSEDYAQLPYLACRLFKLMKLQSIPDAKIFKMISSSGTTGAASQIVLDRETASLQTKVLVKILQEFIGKQRLPMLLIEKTSLVQNRNDFSARGAGAVGLSFLGRDHTYALDSNMQPDWKTIDAFCERYSNQPIILFGFTFMVWEHFLEQIKKRGHKLSFEQGILFHSGGWKKLQHKAVDNATFKMQCSEWLGIAKVHNFYGMAEQIGSIFVECESGHLHAPLYSDVIIREPTTLAPLPIGKEGLIQVLSAIPKSYPGHSLLTEDIGRIIGIDNCCCGRKGQYFEVIGRQKGAEVRGCSDTFQ; encoded by the coding sequence ATGAATTGGCTTTGGGATCACTCCATATTCGCTTTGCCACAGGTTGAGAAGGAAGCGCTGTTATTAGCTGAATTGAATAAGCTGACCTCTCATCACGAGGTCAACTGTCCTAGCTTTGCTAATATATTAAGAGCATTTCACTGGGGACATAGTGAGGATTATGCCCAGCTACCTTATCTTGCTTGCCGACTTTTTAAGTTGATGAAGTTACAAAGTATTCCCGATGCGAAAATATTCAAAATGATCAGTTCATCAGGGACTACGGGGGCTGCATCTCAAATAGTGCTTGATAGAGAAACGGCTTCGTTACAGACAAAAGTATTGGTTAAGATCCTTCAAGAGTTTATCGGAAAACAGCGACTGCCAATGCTGTTGATTGAAAAAACATCACTCGTACAAAATAGAAATGATTTTTCGGCCAGAGGAGCTGGCGCTGTTGGCCTATCATTTCTCGGTCGAGATCATACCTATGCTCTAGATAGCAATATGCAACCAGATTGGAAAACCATAGATGCTTTTTGTGAACGGTATTCAAATCAACCCATCATTTTATTTGGTTTTACCTTTATGGTATGGGAACACTTTTTAGAACAAATAAAAAAAAGAGGACACAAATTATCTTTTGAACAAGGAATATTATTTCACAGTGGCGGATGGAAAAAGTTGCAACATAAGGCAGTTGATAATGCGACATTTAAAATGCAATGTAGCGAATGGTTAGGTATTGCTAAAGTCCATAATTTTTATGGGATGGCTGAGCAAATAGGTTCAATTTTTGTCGAGTGTGAATCGGGCCATTTACATGCTCCACTTTATTCAGATGTGATAATCAGAGAGCCTACGACCTTAGCCCCTTTACCCATAGGCAAAGAGGGGCTAATACAAGTGCTTTCGGCAATCCCTAAAAGTTACCCAGGACATTCACTATTAACAGAAGATATTGGGCGAATAATTGGGATTGATAATTGTTGCTGTGGTCGTAAGGGACAGTATTTTGAAGTGATTGGACGTCAAAAAGGCGCAGAGGTCAGGGGATGCAGCGATACATTTCAATAA
- a CDS encoding AMP-binding protein → MLSHIKADNPNLAWWEPQLGWLTYGDIHQKALQLQQTYPSSKCLIYLPFFNRLSHVLHYIVALRLGHPLMLADPLMSHEQRQLTIDNYGVNAWIDESGMLHELTKSKTTQARLHPSLALLLPTSGSTGAFKWVRLSHKNLQSNALAIAEYLQINQDERAITSLPFFYSYGLSVLNSHLAVGAALVQSEYSTMDRQFWSLLSNLEVTSFAGVPFTYQTLNKLKFDWSSYPCLRTMTQAGGRLDSELARHFATEALKRHKRFFIMYGQTEAAPRMAWIAENEIVEHPNSIGRPIPGGEFNLKPIDGLAEGQGELIYRGPNVMMGYAESEFDLAKGAEYKELATGDVAYCDTEGRYYLCGRLKRFIKLFGKRTNLVDIETFLENKSIITACLNKDDELLIAYEPTDQDIDAVKKQLSLWLRIPINVIKFILVPVLPRTSNLKIDYNTLPQLLESSS, encoded by the coding sequence ATGTTGTCACATATAAAAGCTGATAATCCAAACTTAGCGTGGTGGGAACCTCAGCTCGGTTGGCTGACATATGGCGATATTCATCAGAAAGCGCTCCAGCTTCAGCAGACTTATCCAAGCTCAAAATGCTTAATTTACTTACCTTTTTTTAATCGTCTTTCACACGTTCTTCATTACATTGTCGCTTTAAGACTGGGACATCCCCTCATGCTTGCTGACCCATTGATGAGTCACGAGCAGCGGCAATTGACCATTGATAATTATGGTGTTAATGCCTGGATTGATGAGTCCGGTATGTTGCATGAGTTGACAAAAAGTAAAACAACTCAGGCTAGGTTGCATCCTTCTCTTGCTTTGCTATTGCCAACCTCCGGAAGTACCGGTGCATTTAAATGGGTACGCTTATCTCACAAAAACCTCCAAAGTAACGCGCTAGCAATTGCTGAGTATTTACAGATAAATCAAGATGAGCGGGCAATTACAAGTTTGCCATTCTTTTACTCTTATGGTCTTTCTGTTCTCAATAGTCATCTTGCCGTTGGTGCCGCGTTAGTTCAAAGCGAATATAGCACAATGGATCGCCAGTTTTGGTCCTTGCTTAGTAACTTGGAGGTAACTAGTTTTGCGGGGGTCCCTTTTACCTATCAAACATTAAATAAATTGAAGTTTGACTGGTCGAGCTACCCATGTCTTCGCACTATGACGCAAGCAGGCGGTCGGCTTGATTCCGAATTAGCGCGGCACTTTGCTACCGAAGCTTTGAAACGACATAAACGCTTTTTTATTATGTACGGTCAAACCGAGGCAGCTCCAAGAATGGCTTGGATAGCTGAAAATGAAATCGTTGAGCATCCCAATTCTATCGGTCGTCCCATTCCTGGCGGTGAATTTAATTTAAAACCAATTGACGGATTAGCGGAAGGGCAAGGTGAGCTTATCTACCGTGGACCAAACGTGATGATGGGTTATGCCGAAAGTGAGTTCGATCTTGCCAAGGGCGCTGAATATAAAGAGTTAGCTACTGGAGATGTTGCTTATTGTGATACAGAGGGACGCTATTACCTTTGTGGGCGTTTAAAACGTTTTATCAAACTTTTCGGTAAACGTACTAACCTTGTAGACATTGAAACATTTCTCGAAAATAAATCTATTATTACTGCTTGCCTTAATAAAGATGATGAGTTGCTGATCGCATATGAGCCAACGGATCAAGATATAGATGCTGTGAAAAAACAACTTTCACTCTGGTTACGTATTCCTATTAACGTGATTAAGTTCATCCTTGTTCCTGTTTTGCCTCGAACTTCAAATCTTAAGATTGACTATAATACGCTGCCGCAATTATTGGAGTCATCATCATGA
- a CDS encoding SDR family NAD(P)-dependent oxidoreductase, translating into MSLLRGKKALVTGANRGIGLAIAHKFAQQGAELWINGLDSNKIEQVRVEIVSKYGTDCHALCFDVSDPLAVKAGFQYLFKQTKTLDALVNNAGIMDDALLGMVTHQQLERSFSTNTYSVIYCTQYAARLMERAGSGSVINIASIMGRVGNAGQSVYAGSKAAVIGITQSLAKELASKQIRVNAIAPGFIETDLVKILNENTYESRLQSIAMGRAGFASEVADVAAFLASNMASYVTGQVIGVDGGMLI; encoded by the coding sequence ATGTCACTATTACGAGGTAAAAAAGCATTAGTAACTGGTGCCAATCGTGGTATCGGCCTAGCTATTGCCCATAAATTTGCTCAGCAAGGTGCTGAATTATGGATAAATGGCCTCGATTCAAACAAAATTGAGCAGGTAAGAGTTGAAATTGTTTCTAAGTATGGTACAGACTGCCACGCGTTATGCTTTGATGTATCGGATCCACTTGCCGTAAAAGCAGGATTTCAGTATTTATTTAAGCAAACCAAAACATTAGATGCACTTGTTAATAATGCTGGCATTATGGATGATGCTTTGCTCGGTATGGTGACTCATCAGCAGCTTGAACGAAGTTTTTCAACTAACACTTATAGTGTGATTTATTGTACTCAGTATGCTGCCAGATTAATGGAGCGAGCAGGTTCCGGATCAGTTATCAATATTGCCTCTATCATGGGAAGAGTTGGAAATGCGGGACAATCTGTTTATGCAGGAAGCAAAGCTGCGGTGATAGGTATTACTCAATCTTTAGCTAAAGAGTTAGCGAGTAAACAAATCCGAGTTAATGCCATTGCGCCGGGGTTTATTGAAACTGATCTCGTTAAGATATTAAACGAAAATACCTATGAAAGCCGTTTGCAAAGTATAGCCATGGGAAGAGCTGGTTTTGCTAGCGAAGTTGCTGATGTAGCAGCATTTTTGGCCTCTAATATGGCAAGTTATGTCACGGGTCAGGTGATAGGTGTTGATGGGGGGATGCTTATTTGA
- a CDS encoding acyl carrier protein has protein sequence MTRLEVLFSNALGLDIEKIHDELAYNSVPEWDSVAHMGLIAQLEDAYDVLLDTDDIIDMSSVGKARVILAKYGVNS, from the coding sequence ATGACCAGATTAGAAGTACTCTTTTCAAACGCATTAGGGCTCGATATTGAAAAGATCCATGATGAATTAGCCTACAACTCTGTACCCGAATGGGATAGCGTGGCACACATGGGATTAATTGCTCAGCTAGAGGATGCTTATGACGTACTTTTAGATACTGATGACATTATCGATATGAGTAGTGTTGGTAAAGCGAGGGTGATACTCGCTAAATATGGCGTTAATTCATAA
- a CDS encoding GNAT family N-acetyltransferase codes for MNNYGVELRAVEMCDLPLLRRWRNRDDIRLQMMQTDYISPNQQRNWFESIQYRNDQQHWVLWCKGQRAGYVNLKGNISGELFGQDLADAGIYLGPSPVRHPMLAVAAALSQLDFGFETLQIKAIRTLVKTDNHSALRLNQQLGYQVLLNKQDFIALELLPSDYFIAREKLRRFFR; via the coding sequence TTGAATAATTATGGTGTAGAACTTCGCGCTGTCGAAATGTGTGATTTACCGCTACTTAGACGTTGGCGTAATCGAGATGATATTCGTTTACAGATGATGCAAACGGACTATATATCACCGAATCAACAACGCAACTGGTTTGAAAGTATTCAATATCGGAATGACCAACAGCATTGGGTTTTATGGTGTAAAGGACAACGAGCAGGCTATGTCAATTTAAAGGGGAATATTTCTGGTGAATTATTTGGGCAAGATCTTGCTGACGCAGGAATTTATTTAGGTCCGTCACCAGTACGTCACCCAATGCTTGCGGTAGCAGCTGCATTGTCACAATTAGATTTTGGGTTTGAAACTTTACAAATCAAGGCGATAAGAACATTAGTGAAAACCGATAACCACTCTGCTTTAAGGCTCAATCAGCAGTTAGGCTATCAAGTATTGTTGAATAAACAAGATTTTATCGCATTAGAATTACTTCCAAGTGATTATTTTATTGCACGTGAAAAATTGCGGAGATTTTTTAGATGA
- the pseI gene encoding pseudaminic acid synthase, with product MQVIKVDHCHIGPGQPVFVIAELSGNHGQSLEKAKEMILAAAEAGASAIKLQTYTPDTITLNVSHGEFFIQDQDNLWKGRSLYDLYSEAMTPWEWHQPLFDYAKSLGLVAFSTPFDLTAVEYLEKLNVPCYKIASFENNDHALLAAVAKTGKPVIMSTGMAEIHELAEAVTVLKQHGCRDLILLKCTSHYPAEPVDANLSTIPHLAQLFDCQVGLSDHTQGIGVSIASVILGGTVIEKHFVIDRNEGGVDSEFSLEPREFKSLVMETERARVALGRVHYGCTAKEIASRKYRRSLYVSRDMSAGDILTVDNLRSVRPGLGIAPKYLHQLLGKAVKQDIAAGTAMCWEFV from the coding sequence ATGCAGGTAATCAAAGTTGACCATTGTCACATCGGTCCTGGCCAGCCAGTATTTGTCATTGCAGAATTATCAGGAAACCATGGGCAATCGCTTGAAAAGGCAAAAGAGATGATATTGGCCGCCGCTGAGGCTGGGGCGAGCGCTATTAAGCTACAAACATATACTCCTGATACTATTACCTTAAATGTTAGCCATGGTGAATTTTTTATTCAGGACCAAGACAACTTATGGAAAGGGAGAAGCCTTTACGATCTCTATAGTGAGGCGATGACACCTTGGGAATGGCATCAGCCATTATTTGATTACGCTAAGTCGTTAGGTTTAGTTGCGTTTAGTACGCCATTTGATTTAACGGCAGTGGAATACTTGGAAAAACTTAACGTACCTTGTTACAAAATAGCTTCATTTGAAAATAATGATCATGCTTTACTGGCGGCTGTCGCGAAGACTGGTAAACCTGTGATTATGTCTACGGGAATGGCTGAAATTCATGAGCTTGCTGAAGCTGTTACGGTATTAAAGCAACATGGATGTCGCGACTTGATTTTATTAAAGTGCACTAGCCATTATCCTGCTGAGCCAGTTGATGCCAATCTATCAACTATTCCTCATTTAGCACAACTATTTGATTGTCAAGTGGGTTTATCTGACCACACGCAAGGGATTGGCGTTTCAATTGCTTCTGTGATTCTTGGCGGTACCGTAATTGAAAAACATTTTGTTATCGATAGAAATGAAGGCGGTGTTGATAGTGAGTTTTCCCTTGAGCCGAGGGAGTTTAAGTCGCTCGTTATGGAAACCGAAAGAGCCCGTGTAGCCCTAGGACGAGTGCATTATGGATGTACAGCAAAGGAGATTGCATCAAGAAAATATCGGCGCTCTCTTTATGTTAGTCGGGATATGAGCGCTGGCGATATTTTGACGGTTGATAATCTTCGTTCAGTTCGTCCTGGTTTAGGCATTGCTCCAAAATATTTACATCAATTACTCGGTAAAGCCGTCAAACAGGATATTGCAGCAGGTACGGCTATGTGTTGGGAGTTTGTATAA
- the pseG gene encoding UDP-2,4-diacetamido-2,4,6-trideoxy-beta-L-altropyranose hydrolase translates to MKLAIRVDASIRIGIGHVTRCLAFANALKKTFLNLDITFLCRNALGNMNAHIRAQGYRVCELDINEVDLAFTGRELPVNCQQNEADICIKQLESNKYHLLIVDHYGLSESFCRKMRLKCEQIMVIDDLANRKHDCDLLLDQNLLPEFSNRYQDLVNKETLLLLGPKYALLRDEFYLEYHPILFEKVPNILIFFGGSDSANVTRTALLGLTRVLKPEFKAQDFNIDVVLGASNPWKESLFAEFADCQNLKWHVHCDYIAKLMVNATLSLGAGGSSHWERCITGVPSVVITVADNQIATTQYLASLGACLFLGDVKDVTSEEIALAVNRLLESLELRQQLSNNARHIIKPNDGLPRVLDVLKTHLATTGMGES, encoded by the coding sequence ATGAAATTGGCCATTCGTGTTGATGCTTCTATTAGAATCGGTATTGGCCATGTTACCCGTTGCTTAGCGTTCGCGAACGCGTTAAAGAAAACCTTCCTTAATCTGGATATTACCTTTCTTTGTCGAAATGCACTTGGCAATATGAATGCCCACATACGTGCACAAGGATACCGTGTTTGTGAGTTAGATATAAATGAGGTTGATTTGGCATTTACTGGTAGAGAACTACCTGTAAATTGTCAGCAGAATGAGGCTGATATCTGTATTAAACAACTTGAAAGTAATAAGTATCATCTACTCATTGTCGATCATTATGGGTTAAGTGAGTCTTTTTGCCGCAAGATGCGACTTAAATGCGAGCAAATCATGGTGATTGATGACTTAGCAAATCGTAAACACGATTGTGATTTACTGCTTGATCAAAATTTATTGCCTGAATTCAGTAATCGGTATCAGGATTTAGTCAACAAAGAGACTTTGTTATTGTTAGGCCCTAAATATGCCTTATTAAGGGATGAGTTTTATTTGGAATACCATCCTATTTTGTTCGAAAAAGTACCAAATATTTTAATTTTTTTTGGTGGAAGTGACTCCGCAAATGTCACTCGAACTGCGTTGTTGGGGCTGACTCGGGTTTTAAAACCAGAATTCAAAGCTCAAGATTTTAATATTGATGTTGTTCTGGGGGCCTCGAATCCCTGGAAAGAAAGTCTATTTGCGGAATTTGCAGATTGTCAGAACCTAAAGTGGCATGTGCACTGCGATTATATTGCAAAGTTGATGGTAAATGCGACCTTATCACTCGGCGCGGGCGGGAGTAGCCATTGGGAGCGTTGTATCACTGGAGTACCTTCAGTTGTTATCACAGTTGCCGATAACCAGATTGCAACAACCCAATACCTTGCTTCATTAGGAGCTTGTCTCTTTCTTGGGGACGTTAAGGATGTCACTTCTGAGGAGATTGCTCTAGCGGTTAACAGACTCTTAGAGTCATTAGAATTACGTCAACAATTATCGAATAATGCGCGACACATCATCAAGCCTAACGATGGTTTGCCCAGAGTTTTAGATGTCTTAAAAACACATTTGGCTACAACAGGTATGGGAGAAAGTTAA
- the pseF gene encoding pseudaminic acid cytidylyltransferase produces the protein MRVAIIPARGGSKRIAHKNIRNFNGKPMISYPITAAIRSGCFDKVIVSTDSMEIATIAKSFGAEIPFMRPTELADDFVGTTPVVRHALNELVSLGHMVDICCCIYATTPLLQYSFLREAGELLESTPNLDYVFSACRFSFPIQRALLLDANGGVLPFDNKSISQRSQDLVETYHDAGQFYWGRASAFLNEETRVFGARSRMKLLPNYMVADIDTLEDWERAEVLYDVLKKQGKL, from the coding sequence ATGAGAGTGGCGATTATTCCCGCACGAGGAGGAAGCAAGCGTATTGCGCATAAAAATATTCGCAATTTTAATGGTAAGCCAATGATTTCGTATCCTATCACTGCTGCTATACGTAGTGGGTGCTTTGATAAAGTGATTGTATCGACAGACTCGATGGAAATTGCCACTATTGCTAAGTCTTTTGGTGCTGAAATTCCTTTTATGCGTCCGACAGAACTAGCTGATGATTTTGTAGGGACAACTCCTGTTGTACGTCATGCACTTAATGAGTTAGTTTCTTTAGGCCATATGGTGGATATTTGTTGTTGTATTTACGCAACGACTCCTTTACTTCAATACTCGTTTTTACGAGAGGCTGGTGAGTTACTAGAATCGACACCCAATCTTGATTATGTGTTCTCAGCTTGCCGTTTTTCATTCCCTATCCAAAGGGCTTTGCTGTTAGATGCTAATGGTGGAGTATTACCCTTTGATAACAAAAGTATTAGTCAACGATCGCAAGATTTAGTTGAGACATATCATGATGCTGGTCAGTTCTACTGGGGGAGAGCTAGTGCTTTTTTGAATGAGGAAACTCGAGTGTTTGGTGCTCGGTCTCGAATGAAACTCTTGCCCAATTATATGGTTGCAGATATTGATACCTTAGAGGATTGGGAACGCGCCGAGGTGTTATACGATGTATTGAAAAAGCAAGGAAAGTTATGA
- the pseC gene encoding UDP-4-amino-4,6-dideoxy-N-acetyl-beta-L-altrosamine transaminase gives MILYGKQDINQVDIDAVINVLQSGFLTQGPKVTEFEQAISEYVGANYSVAVNSATSALHIACLALGVVSNDLVWTTPITFVASANCALYCGAEIDFVDVEPATGNMSSSALSAKLLLANANGRLPKVIIAVHMAGHSCNMQAIAQLAKQYGIKVIEDASHGIGGSYQSKKIGACQYSDITIFSFHPVKIITTAEGGVATTNSKPIADAMEMYRSHGITKDPALMERPQEGDWYYEQHHLGFNYRMTDLQAALGVSQLTRINEFVEKRNILAAIYRSQLTDLPINIVEPIEQSYSARHLFIIRLLQPDKRKAIFDAMRAQGIQVHVHYFPVHLQPYYQKLGFSVGQFPEAERFYRSILTLPLYPNLTAEQIGYICDNLRELLI, from the coding sequence ATGATTCTTTATGGAAAACAGGATATAAATCAAGTTGATATTGATGCAGTTATTAATGTGCTGCAGTCTGGCTTCCTTACTCAGGGACCAAAAGTTACTGAATTTGAGCAAGCAATCTCTGAATATGTCGGTGCTAATTATAGTGTTGCAGTCAACAGTGCTACTTCGGCATTACATATCGCTTGTTTAGCCTTAGGTGTTGTGAGCAATGATTTGGTATGGACGACGCCCATTACCTTTGTTGCCTCGGCAAACTGTGCCCTTTATTGCGGTGCAGAGATTGATTTTGTTGATGTTGAACCTGCGACGGGAAATATGTCGTCTTCGGCCTTATCTGCAAAGTTGCTCTTGGCTAATGCAAATGGTCGGTTACCAAAAGTGATCATCGCTGTGCATATGGCGGGACATTCTTGCAATATGCAAGCTATTGCGCAGTTGGCTAAACAGTATGGCATTAAAGTGATTGAGGATGCCTCCCATGGCATTGGAGGATCTTACCAATCAAAAAAAATTGGAGCTTGCCAATATAGCGATATTACAATTTTTAGTTTTCATCCGGTAAAAATAATTACCACGGCTGAAGGCGGGGTTGCTACAACAAACAGTAAACCTATTGCTGACGCAATGGAAATGTATCGAAGCCATGGTATTACTAAAGATCCTGCCTTAATGGAAAGGCCGCAAGAGGGCGACTGGTATTATGAGCAGCACCATTTAGGTTTCAATTATCGGATGACGGATCTGCAAGCTGCTCTCGGAGTGTCTCAATTAACTCGGATAAACGAGTTTGTGGAAAAACGTAATATATTAGCTGCAATATATCGTAGTCAACTTACTGACTTACCTATCAATATTGTTGAACCAATAGAACAATCCTACAGTGCAAGGCATTTGTTTATCATTAGGTTATTACAACCTGATAAACGTAAAGCGATTTTTGACGCAATGCGTGCTCAAGGCATTCAAGTGCATGTGCATTATTTTCCTGTTCATCTTCAACCTTACTATCAGAAACTCGGGTTTAGTGTTGGACAATTTCCTGAGGCTGAGCGTTTCTATCGGTCGATACTGACGTTGCCTTTATATCCTAATCTTACTGCTGAGCAGATTGGTTATATCTGTGACAACTTAAGGGAATTGTTGATATGA
- the pseB gene encoding UDP-N-acetylglucosamine 4,6-dehydratase (inverting) produces the protein MFDNKTILITGGTGSFGQKYTKTILQRYKPKRLIIFSRDELKQYEMQQIFNAPCMRYFIGDVRDGERLKQAFKDVDFVIHAAALKQVPAAEYNPMECIKTNIHGAENVIRAAISNNVKKVIALSTDKAASPINLYGATKLASDKLFVAANNVVGDGKTRFSAVRYGNVVGSRGSVVPFFKQLIANGATSLPITHPDMTRFWITLQDGVDFVLKNFARMQGGEIFVPKIPSIRITDLAAAYGPNLEQQIVGIRPGEKMHEVMCPGDDSHHTIEFADHFVITPSIKFFSRENDYTKNLLNEKGQAVSQGFEYHSGNNPHFLSIDEILKLDSIS, from the coding sequence ATGTTTGATAACAAAACAATTTTGATTACCGGTGGCACTGGGTCATTTGGACAAAAATACACCAAAACCATTTTACAACGTTATAAACCGAAGCGGTTGATCATTTTTTCCCGTGATGAACTAAAGCAGTATGAGATGCAACAAATATTTAATGCCCCTTGTATGCGTTATTTTATTGGTGACGTGCGTGATGGTGAGAGACTAAAGCAGGCCTTCAAAGACGTAGACTTTGTGATCCATGCCGCTGCACTTAAGCAGGTTCCCGCTGCTGAATACAATCCCATGGAGTGTATAAAAACCAATATTCATGGAGCCGAAAATGTGATCCGGGCAGCCATCAGTAATAATGTTAAGAAGGTTATTGCTCTCTCAACTGACAAAGCTGCAAGCCCAATTAATTTATACGGTGCAACTAAACTGGCCTCCGACAAACTCTTTGTTGCCGCTAATAACGTAGTCGGTGATGGTAAAACCCGTTTTTCTGCAGTTCGTTATGGTAATGTTGTTGGCTCGCGAGGCTCGGTTGTGCCTTTCTTTAAACAACTGATCGCCAATGGGGCGACTTCGCTGCCCATTACGCATCCCGATATGACACGTTTTTGGATTACATTACAAGATGGTGTTGATTTTGTTTTGAAAAACTTTGCTCGAATGCAAGGTGGTGAAATTTTCGTGCCCAAAATTCCTTCTATTCGTATCACTGATCTTGCCGCAGCCTATGGGCCGAATTTGGAGCAACAGATTGTAGGTATTCGTCCGGGTGAGAAAATGCATGAGGTGATGTGCCCTGGAGATGACTCACACCATACCATTGAGTTTGCTGACCATTTTGTGATAACGCCAAGTATCAAGTTTTTTAGTCGTGAAAACGACTATACAAAAAACTTGTTGAATGAAAAGGGTCAAGCAGTTTCACAAGGATTTGAATACCACTCGGGTAACAATCCACATTTTTTAAGTATTGATGAAATACTAAAACTGGATTCAATATCATGA